In a genomic window of Gloeocapsopsis dulcis:
- a CDS encoding tetratricopeptide repeat protein, with translation MKRKHKQILGSLSHGSGLLLSTLLLSISAVVANAEVTHSASESRLAQSNKMRSPQLAQVQPQSPAPALGTQPIALSNILLATLVVLLGATLLALFFLRKSLIRGVADIVMVRLKELEDVQNEIANADRKVQHILQDAEEILDEINHDAEELQQEIAAQRESLSQISNLSQSQQQQVVTKLENQFKSSEQSLKKLSNEFANELGNLKQQIQQQQALVLQNLEQVKEEFSPHLLKIRAEVQEKKDTVLQNLEQSQTELVNQINQIQQQAQQQRNTIFQDFEKLTSEFTPQLSTIYAEVEAQKARIIQRLQQSESDFTEQVAHNQQYLVTQRSAVSQEFEQILTNLDPQISEMQTDIQSQKDVVLQNIRQSEIDLVEQLAQIQQQAQQEYNATLDNLEQLALSFSPDATEIQADIQAEKDTVLQNIRQSEIDLVEQLAQIQQQAQQEYNATLDNLEQLALSFSPDATEIQADIQAEKEAISQSLQQSRKEFAIQLAQLQQQAQKQRDFLLKNLKQLTSDFAPHLTELQSDVQDEKDVVIQNIRHTETEFITQVSELQAEIRAQKGEAVYQLEDIKTELEDRITALQAEVQQQQNTLQESLKQLEANLTPHLSEIQADAVARLQQQKDVTLENLQQIQREITAQIKEFQSQTQAQIEQEIQNLRSQVAEFATQVSDSQSGIQSQQDTTIKNLEKLASEWLNQLVTLQSEITNRKKLTLENLEKLENRLETELTQVESDAQARKEQILKQLAEIAPASIAQAALSEVSQQIQALSEQLELLKSNYPQLFMRPDDYINQGNALFAEGRYQEAIATYEQALEIQPNNPNVCYQQGLALWELKQYESAISAFDKVLELKPEDVASWYHRGLALKELKRYEGAFAAFSQVIQIQPEYSDAWFNCGIVLSRMKRYKDAIASYDKAIELKPEHHLAWVDRGVALGKLQNHEEAFQSFDRAVQVKPDDAVAWMNRGMALEVLERLEDAIASYDKAIELNPDYYKAWNARGYVLIQLERDPEALESFDRALQVQPDYPNAYYNKAVCYAFQGEVKLALENLQKAIELNPKYRAEAITDPDFESIANNRRFRQLVEE, from the coding sequence ATGAAGCGCAAGCATAAACAGATTCTCGGATCTTTATCACACGGCAGTGGTCTTTTGCTGTCTACTCTGTTACTGTCAATTAGTGCTGTTGTTGCTAATGCCGAGGTGACACATAGTGCTTCTGAATCAAGGTTGGCGCAATCAAATAAGATGCGATCGCCTCAACTAGCCCAAGTACAGCCACAATCACCAGCCCCAGCACTTGGTACACAGCCGATCGCGCTGTCTAATATCTTATTGGCAACTTTAGTTGTGCTATTAGGTGCAACATTGCTAGCACTATTTTTCTTGCGTAAGTCATTGATTCGCGGTGTCGCTGATATTGTGATGGTGCGACTTAAAGAACTTGAAGATGTTCAAAATGAAATTGCTAACGCCGATCGCAAAGTTCAGCATATCTTACAAGATGCTGAGGAAATTTTAGACGAGATTAATCACGACGCAGAAGAGTTACAACAGGAAATTGCAGCGCAACGCGAAAGCTTATCGCAGATATCCAATCTCTCACAGTCACAACAACAACAAGTAGTAACAAAACTCGAAAATCAATTTAAAAGTTCAGAACAATCACTTAAAAAATTATCAAATGAATTTGCAAATGAACTAGGAAACTTAAAACAGCAAATACAGCAGCAGCAAGCTTTGGTTTTACAAAACCTTGAACAAGTAAAGGAAGAATTTTCTCCACATCTTTTAAAAATTAGAGCAGAAGTTCAAGAAAAAAAAGATACAGTATTACAAAACCTTGAGCAATCCCAAACAGAATTAGTAAATCAAATAAATCAAATTCAACAACAAGCTCAGCAGCAACGCAATACAATTTTTCAAGATTTTGAAAAACTCACATCTGAATTTACTCCTCAACTTTCCACAATCTACGCAGAAGTTGAAGCACAAAAAGCTAGAATTATTCAAAGGTTACAACAATCAGAAAGTGATTTTACAGAGCAAGTAGCACACAATCAACAATATTTGGTAACACAACGCAGCGCTGTATCACAAGAATTTGAGCAGATTCTAACAAACTTAGACCCACAAATATCAGAGATGCAAACTGATATTCAATCACAAAAAGATGTTGTCCTGCAAAATATTAGACAATCAGAAATAGACTTAGTTGAACAACTAGCACAGATTCAACAACAAGCCCAACAGGAATATAATGCAACTTTAGATAACCTGGAACAGTTAGCGTTAAGCTTTAGTCCAGATGCTACAGAAATTCAAGCTGATATTCAAGCAGAAAAAGACACTGTTCTGCAAAATATTAGACAATCAGAAATAGACTTAGTTGAACAACTAGCACAGATTCAACAGCAAGCCCAACAAGAATATAATGCAACTTTAGATAACCTGGAACAGTTAGCGTTAAGCTTTAGTCCAGATGCTACAGAAATTCAAGCTGATATTCAAGCAGAAAAAGAAGCAATATCACAAAGCTTACAACAATCTAGAAAAGAATTTGCAATTCAACTAGCGCAGCTGCAACAACAAGCACAAAAGCAGCGAGATTTCTTGTTGAAAAATTTAAAACAACTTACCTCAGATTTTGCCCCGCATCTGACAGAATTACAGTCTGACGTTCAAGATGAAAAAGATGTAGTCATCCAAAATATTAGACACACAGAAACTGAGTTTATCACACAAGTTTCTGAGTTGCAGGCAGAAATCCGAGCACAAAAAGGTGAAGCTGTCTATCAACTAGAAGATATAAAAACCGAGCTAGAAGACCGAATTACAGCTTTACAGGCTGAAGTGCAACAGCAACAAAATACTCTACAAGAGAGCCTAAAACAGCTAGAGGCTAACTTAACGCCACATCTTTCAGAAATCCAAGCCGATGCTGTAGCAAGATTACAACAACAAAAAGATGTCACATTAGAAAACTTACAGCAAATTCAAAGAGAAATAACCGCACAGATTAAAGAATTTCAATCGCAAACACAAGCACAAATTGAACAAGAAATTCAAAATTTGCGATCGCAAGTAGCAGAATTTGCAACTCAAGTTAGCGATTCTCAATCGGGAATTCAATCGCAGCAAGATACCACAATCAAAAATCTGGAAAAACTAGCATCTGAGTGGTTAAATCAACTTGTAACACTTCAGTCAGAAATTACGAATCGCAAGAAATTAACACTAGAAAATCTGGAGAAGTTAGAAAACAGACTAGAAACAGAACTTACTCAGGTAGAATCAGATGCTCAAGCACGAAAAGAGCAAATTCTCAAGCAATTAGCAGAAATTGCTCCAGCATCAATTGCTCAAGCTGCATTATCTGAAGTATCGCAACAAATTCAAGCGTTATCTGAACAATTAGAACTACTGAAATCAAACTATCCACAGTTATTCATGCGTCCAGATGATTATATCAATCAGGGAAATGCATTATTTGCCGAAGGACGTTATCAAGAAGCGATCGCCACCTACGAACAGGCGTTAGAAATTCAACCTAATAACCCTAATGTTTGCTATCAGCAGGGCTTGGCATTATGGGAATTGAAGCAGTACGAGTCAGCAATCTCCGCATTTGACAAAGTACTCGAACTCAAGCCTGAAGATGTAGCAAGTTGGTATCATCGTGGGCTCGCTTTAAAAGAATTAAAACGCTATGAAGGTGCATTTGCTGCTTTTAGCCAGGTAATTCAAATTCAGCCAGAATATAGCGATGCTTGGTTTAATTGCGGTATTGTTTTAAGTAGAATGAAGCGCTATAAAGATGCGATCGCATCGTATGATAAAGCAATCGAACTCAAGCCTGAACACCATTTAGCATGGGTAGATCGCGGGGTAGCATTAGGCAAATTACAAAACCACGAAGAAGCTTTTCAATCGTTTGATCGTGCAGTGCAAGTCAAACCAGATGATGCGGTAGCTTGGATGAATCGGGGTATGGCATTAGAAGTCCTCGAAAGACTAGAAGATGCGATCGCATCCTATGATAAAGCGATTGAACTCAATCCAGATTACTATAAAGCTTGGAACGCGAGAGGATATGTACTCATCCAACTAGAGCGCGATCCTGAAGCACTAGAAAGCTTTGATCGAGCTTTACAGGTTCAACCAGATTATCCTAATGCTTACTACAATAAAGCAGTTTGCTATGCCTTTCAGGGAGAAGTCAAATTAGCACTAGAGAACTTACAAAAGGCGATTGAACTTAATCCGAAGTATCGCGCTGAAGCTATCACCGATCCAGATTTTGAGAGTATTGCTAATAATCGACGTTTTCGACAGTTAGTGGAAGAGTAA
- a CDS encoding DUF5615 family PIN-like protein, translating into MVWMIGEPGVPSTGTLDPEILLWCESNNFILVTNNRSSMPVHLAEHLAQGHHISGIFVLRPRAEIGQVLDDLILIALAGNESEYQDRIVHIPLS; encoded by the coding sequence ATCGTTTGGATGATTGGAGAGCCTGGAGTTCCCTCTACAGGTACATTAGATCCAGAAATTCTGTTATGGTGTGAGAGCAACAACTTTATTTTGGTCACAAATAATCGTAGTTCCATGCCCGTACATTTGGCAGAGCATCTAGCCCAAGGACACCATATCTCAGGAATTTTCGTCCTGCGTCCTAGAGCAGAAATCGGGCAAGTCCTTGATGACTTAATTCTGATTGCTTTGGCTGGAAACGAAAGTGAATATCAAGACCGAATTGTTCATATTCCTCTGAGTTAA
- a CDS encoding DUF433 domain-containing protein, translating into MQLEDYFSFLAPNDIRLVGSRIGIETILYEYIYRARTPEEIAQNYPSITLEQVYATILYYLHNKETVSKYIADWLEYCLKSEREQDENPHPFVIRLRKLKAERGAATQILNEH; encoded by the coding sequence ATGCAACTAGAAGACTACTTCAGCTTTCTCGCACCCAATGACATTCGGCTCGTTGGCTCCCGCATCGGGATTGAAACCATTTTGTACGAGTACATCTATCGCGCCCGAACACCAGAAGAAATCGCCCAAAATTACCCTTCCATTACATTAGAACAAGTCTACGCCACAATTCTCTATTACCTGCATAACAAAGAAACTGTTAGCAAGTACATTGCTGATTGGTTAGAGTATTGCCTGAAATCTGAGCGAGAGCAGGATGAAAATCCACATCCCTTTGTAATCAGACTTCGCAAGTTGAAAGCAGAGCGAGGAGCAGCCACACAAATTTTAAATGAGCATTAA
- a CDS encoding ATP-binding protein: MENELVRYSRAGDVFHYRWAARRCLRMIHPKSPVKSIVIEGSKINEAAGEYVIDVTEYIENTQNCSEEITYFQLKHSTQRVNQPFQLSDLKDTVEGFAKRFCYHLYEDNNTEQFRDVRFSIITNRQIADSFKAGILAIKNGGQAANQRTLEKYTQLKDEKLRDFCASLELVDGEGDYIAQRHELHAEISELLAGTVDNAQIDSVIALVQDKALPKNNGKIIREDILKRFGVTSERDLFPAPLEFEESKNFIKREQHEILLNSVLEAFTPVIIHAGGGVGKSVFSRQLVESLPTGSLGIVYDCFGSGKYRNRSEPRHRHRDALVQIVNEIASRGLCELMIPRATDLDDAILRAFLSRLNTAATALRKVNQGAILAVLIDAADNAEMAAKEFSESCFAHQLLREEVPEGCRIIALCRTERIDLLKPLSTVRQIELKSFSQAETLVHLREYFPSATDIDGLEFHRLTGGNPRVQANALSIHRNTVSDILTGLGPSGTTVEEQIAAQLESAISTVKDKLPTDFQRYIDAICLGLANLTPFIPINVLAIAAEVEVLTVVSFVADLGRPLWISENSVQFRDEPTETRFREKFSASVQQIESYITRLKPLASEFSYAAQVLPSLLLQSENYDELISLAISDDYLPEDSPIDERNIRVYRLQFAFKAALRQKRYADAAKLALRAGEEVAGDKRQLELLTQNVDLIAPLQSPQRVQELAFRRMLRGGWDGSENVYSAALLSSVEEFRGEARSFLRVAGNWLSLYFEERSNNKDKTYSEERLTDSDLGEMAVAHFHLHGTKRLVDFILSWQPPEVVFRITRLFIKRFIDAGNFTAVDEISQLGCRNQYLMVAVADELIAVGKFPPINAMGQCLDLLTHKRVRIPKPAEYWSEQTFTSAIISFAEAGSAIELSKNKILRVLNHYLPQRASGLTSNDYHDGERHLFLRGTALRAAILGDLEPEIEALVPEKLLEDKKNYQRNHDIEEFKQVVGGLLLWYLIRSRILLGSREDLEVAFQEANQHSKKARSQRYRQHDRLPFEIARVRFESLALKKPCDSFKEVSIIEKLFDKEYKLSLKDHLIVVRAAYRLEHLSAIRNQLEQSCYEIVVSISDEGPEAKANYYIDLARAVLPISLTDAAAYFNCAIEAVSKFGDELVERWEAVVAIAKRAAEGGRSSPEIAYRFIRCAELVGDSVAREKYWSRNEAIQVCAKLHPPSAFAALSRWRDRDVGWFERQLPALAHEAVRSKIVAPSIGWSLSAFSWEYRFDEFAALCIEAESDETCRQYILDTTVRQLRLNDASESSWQNLKRVAERLSLDNKEIQQVLAFYAQQPRASDTEEPSQLPRMNHPEESQNIDWEEILGNLDLTKSEEVSTAIARFDAVPYPRHPETFWKEIFKRVPVSKASDFLQTLADAERADLYDIRYALLNFPDSYRQKISVKKSWSKFFRLIARRFASRLTNCYIREDFIREIRAENNLQPLIHEGIIEGLSESCDLVSASVLFGFSEIVSSFISPQEASDLLEFALSRFEVHIDENYADGSWDNWLLPPDNISDAFTGFVWAALGSPRSAVRWQAAHCVRRLAEVGCECEINALIEWMNRDCVNAFGSHAFPFYNLHARLYLLIALARVAIDSPEKLRRHHSIFAHHVLDGLPHALIQKFAAKIALSIEATFPGTYDSGVTDKLREVGISQMPVKEIDGYRENFEETPWHARGEVDRNLKLHFGWDFDRYWFEPLGSVFGISGNQVEELTREVVLKEWSITIGNDFIRDPRSSLWNSHHSERETWHSHGSYPRTDDYSFYISYHAMLTVAAKLLLEMPVVHRYDWCNNEWADWLQGHTLTRSDGRWLADRRDPAPLEQRTWLLEKTTENWRQEIKPDDFLDGLLTERNGGTWLNIRGSWSDSDNERKESFYITSALVPQKTSQSLLNALSTCLNPYDFKLPAYQEEDMEFNESPFELQGWIWRGSQDKGLDAADPHAGEIEYPPYRIGDSIIERLGLSVDLEQQKWYMPDMAEESLVCELWSSSESGDKEEPPRHGIRMNASLEFLKTLCSTLERELIVEVQIERHLRRLSYYTRSDDGEYSTPNSKIYIFSADGKLRDTKTCYQLR; this comes from the coding sequence ATGGAAAACGAACTCGTTAGATACTCAAGAGCAGGTGATGTATTTCATTACCGATGGGCAGCACGCCGTTGTCTCAGGATGATACATCCAAAATCACCAGTCAAAAGTATAGTGATTGAAGGCTCAAAGATAAATGAGGCTGCTGGAGAGTATGTAATCGATGTTACTGAGTATATTGAAAACACTCAGAATTGCAGTGAAGAAATTACCTACTTCCAACTAAAACATTCAACCCAGAGAGTTAATCAACCCTTCCAACTAAGCGACTTAAAAGACACAGTTGAGGGATTTGCAAAACGATTTTGCTATCACTTATACGAAGATAATAATACAGAGCAATTTAGGGATGTAAGATTCTCGATTATCACGAACCGCCAGATTGCTGATTCGTTTAAAGCAGGAATTCTTGCAATCAAAAATGGAGGTCAGGCAGCAAATCAGAGAACGCTTGAAAAATATACACAACTTAAAGATGAAAAACTGCGAGATTTTTGCGCTTCCCTTGAGTTAGTTGATGGAGAGGGAGATTACATCGCACAACGACACGAATTGCATGCTGAAATTTCAGAACTTTTAGCCGGAACTGTTGATAATGCTCAGATTGACAGTGTGATTGCTCTTGTACAAGACAAGGCTCTACCCAAAAACAACGGTAAGATAATTCGTGAAGATATCCTGAAACGTTTTGGCGTTACGTCTGAAAGAGATCTATTCCCTGCACCGCTGGAGTTTGAGGAATCCAAGAACTTTATCAAGCGAGAGCAACATGAAATCCTACTTAATAGTGTTCTCGAAGCTTTTACGCCTGTAATCATCCATGCAGGTGGTGGTGTGGGTAAATCAGTTTTCTCTCGTCAACTGGTAGAGTCTTTACCCACCGGCTCGTTAGGAATTGTTTATGATTGCTTTGGCTCTGGAAAGTACCGCAATCGAAGTGAGCCTCGGCACCGCCATCGTGATGCTCTTGTGCAAATTGTAAATGAAATTGCATCACGTGGTTTATGTGAACTTATGATACCGCGAGCTACTGATTTAGATGATGCAATTCTAAGAGCATTTCTGTCGCGATTAAATACGGCTGCTACAGCTCTACGAAAAGTCAATCAAGGTGCTATTTTAGCTGTCCTGATTGATGCAGCTGATAATGCAGAGATGGCTGCGAAAGAGTTCAGTGAATCCTGTTTTGCTCATCAGCTATTGCGTGAGGAAGTTCCAGAAGGATGTCGCATTATTGCACTGTGTAGAACTGAGCGTATCGACCTTCTCAAGCCTTTAAGTACAGTTCGACAGATTGAATTGAAATCCTTCAGCCAGGCTGAGACACTAGTTCATCTTCGAGAATATTTTCCAAGTGCAACCGATATTGATGGATTGGAGTTTCATCGCTTGACGGGTGGCAATCCGCGAGTACAAGCGAATGCACTGAGTATACACCGTAATACGGTTTCAGATATTTTGACTGGTCTTGGACCTTCAGGTACTACGGTTGAAGAGCAGATTGCAGCACAGCTTGAATCCGCAATTTCTACGGTTAAAGACAAGCTACCTACTGATTTTCAAAGATATATTGATGCGATATGTCTCGGTCTCGCAAATTTAACTCCATTTATCCCGATTAATGTACTTGCTATTGCCGCCGAGGTTGAAGTGTTAACAGTCGTGAGTTTTGTCGCTGATTTGGGGCGGCCTCTCTGGATATCAGAGAACTCAGTTCAATTTCGAGATGAGCCAACAGAAACCAGGTTTCGAGAGAAATTTTCTGCATCAGTGCAGCAGATTGAATCATATATTACGCGCCTCAAACCTTTGGCTTCTGAGTTTTCTTATGCTGCCCAAGTACTGCCTTCTCTGTTACTACAGTCTGAGAACTATGATGAGCTAATCAGCTTAGCAATCTCTGACGATTATCTACCTGAAGATAGCCCGATTGATGAACGTAATATTCGAGTGTACCGCTTGCAATTCGCCTTCAAAGCAGCTTTAAGGCAAAAACGATATGCTGACGCAGCAAAACTGGCTTTACGCGCAGGAGAAGAGGTTGCAGGTGATAAGCGGCAGCTTGAACTTCTTACTCAAAACGTTGATCTTATTGCACCGTTGCAGTCCCCGCAGAGAGTTCAAGAATTGGCGTTTCGGCGGATGCTGCGAGGCGGTTGGGATGGTTCAGAAAACGTGTATTCTGCTGCACTCTTATCTTCGGTCGAGGAATTTAGAGGTGAAGCCAGAAGCTTTTTAAGAGTGGCTGGCAATTGGCTGAGCTTGTATTTTGAGGAGCGTAGTAATAACAAGGATAAGACATACAGCGAGGAGCGTCTCACAGACAGTGACCTTGGAGAAATGGCAGTTGCTCATTTTCATCTTCATGGGACTAAGAGACTAGTCGATTTTATTTTGAGTTGGCAACCGCCAGAAGTCGTGTTCCGAATTACACGGTTGTTTATTAAGCGTTTTATTGACGCAGGAAACTTCACGGCAGTAGATGAAATTTCACAGCTTGGTTGTCGTAATCAATATTTAATGGTAGCTGTTGCGGATGAACTAATAGCGGTTGGTAAGTTTCCTCCCATAAACGCAATGGGACAGTGCTTGGACTTGTTAACCCATAAGCGAGTTCGTATCCCTAAACCTGCTGAGTATTGGAGTGAACAGACATTTACCTCGGCGATCATTTCATTCGCAGAAGCAGGCTCGGCGATAGAGCTCTCTAAAAATAAAATACTGCGGGTTCTGAACCACTATCTTCCTCAAAGAGCGTCTGGCTTAACCAGCAATGATTATCACGATGGTGAACGCCATCTTTTTCTCCGAGGAACCGCTCTAAGAGCTGCAATTTTAGGTGATCTTGAGCCTGAGATTGAAGCCTTAGTACCAGAGAAGTTGCTTGAAGATAAAAAGAACTATCAAAGGAATCACGATATAGAGGAGTTTAAGCAAGTCGTTGGAGGACTGTTACTGTGGTATTTAATTCGCTCTCGTATTCTACTCGGTAGTCGAGAAGACCTTGAGGTAGCCTTTCAAGAAGCGAATCAGCATTCAAAAAAGGCGCGATCGCAGAGATATAGGCAACATGACCGATTGCCATTTGAAATCGCTCGTGTACGCTTTGAAAGCTTAGCCTTAAAAAAGCCTTGCGATAGCTTTAAAGAAGTAAGCATCATTGAAAAGCTCTTCGATAAAGAATACAAACTTTCGCTCAAGGATCATTTAATTGTAGTTCGAGCAGCCTATCGTTTGGAACATCTTTCGGCGATTAGAAACCAACTTGAGCAATCTTGTTATGAGATAGTGGTGTCTATATCAGACGAAGGACCAGAGGCAAAAGCTAACTATTATATAGATCTTGCCCGCGCTGTTCTTCCCATAAGCCTTACGGACGCAGCGGCTTATTTCAATTGTGCGATTGAGGCAGTCTCAAAATTCGGCGATGAATTGGTTGAGAGATGGGAAGCTGTTGTCGCTATAGCGAAGCGAGCTGCGGAAGGTGGGCGTTCTTCCCCAGAAATTGCTTATCGCTTTATACGTTGTGCTGAGTTAGTGGGTGATTCCGTAGCTCGGGAAAAATATTGGAGTCGCAATGAAGCTATTCAAGTTTGTGCAAAATTACACCCTCCATCAGCTTTCGCTGCTCTGAGTCGTTGGCGCGACCGAGATGTAGGATGGTTCGAGCGTCAACTCCCTGCTTTGGCTCATGAAGCCGTGCGTTCCAAGATTGTTGCGCCATCAATTGGTTGGTCGCTATCTGCATTTTCCTGGGAGTATCGATTTGATGAGTTTGCAGCGCTTTGCATAGAGGCTGAATCCGATGAGACTTGCCGCCAGTACATCTTAGATACCACCGTCCGACAACTTAGGTTGAACGATGCTTCCGAGAGTAGCTGGCAAAACCTTAAAAGAGTTGCTGAACGATTGTCACTAGATAATAAAGAAATCCAACAGGTTCTTGCTTTTTATGCCCAACAACCAAGGGCGAGCGATACAGAGGAACCTAGCCAATTACCTCGGATGAATCACCCAGAGGAATCGCAAAATATTGATTGGGAAGAGATTCTTGGTAACCTCGATCTAACCAAAAGCGAAGAAGTGAGTACTGCGATAGCTCGATTCGATGCCGTGCCGTATCCACGTCACCCTGAAACTTTTTGGAAAGAAATCTTCAAACGAGTTCCTGTAAGCAAGGCGAGCGATTTCCTGCAGACGCTTGCAGATGCTGAAAGAGCTGATTTATATGATATCAGATACGCTCTATTAAACTTTCCAGATAGTTATCGTCAGAAAATCAGTGTCAAAAAATCATGGTCTAAATTTTTCCGATTAATTGCTCGACGTTTTGCTTCTAGACTCACAAATTGTTATATACGCGAGGACTTTATTAGAGAAATTCGAGCAGAAAACAATTTGCAGCCTTTGATTCACGAAGGCATCATTGAAGGGTTATCAGAATCTTGTGACCTAGTTAGTGCAAGCGTACTTTTTGGTTTCTCCGAAATCGTATCGTCATTCATCTCGCCTCAAGAGGCGAGTGATCTGCTTGAGTTTGCGCTTTCCCGTTTTGAAGTTCATATCGACGAAAATTATGCTGATGGTTCTTGGGATAACTGGCTGCTCCCCCCAGATAATATTTCAGATGCATTCACAGGCTTTGTTTGGGCGGCACTAGGTTCACCCCGATCTGCCGTGCGATGGCAAGCCGCACATTGCGTCCGAAGGCTTGCAGAAGTGGGTTGTGAATGCGAGATCAATGCCTTGATCGAGTGGATGAATCGAGACTGTGTCAATGCTTTTGGAAGTCATGCATTTCCTTTCTATAATCTCCACGCACGATTATATTTGTTGATAGCCTTAGCACGTGTAGCAATAGACAGTCCTGAAAAGTTAAGACGACATCACTCGATCTTTGCACATCATGTGCTTGATGGCTTACCCCATGCACTCATCCAGAAATTTGCAGCCAAGATCGCTCTGTCCATTGAAGCTACTTTTCCAGGAACTTATGATAGTGGTGTCACTGACAAGCTTCGCGAAGTAGGCATTAGTCAAATGCCAGTCAAAGAAATTGACGGATATAGAGAAAACTTTGAAGAAACCCCTTGGCATGCTAGAGGTGAGGTTGATCGCAATTTGAAACTTCACTTTGGTTGGGACTTTGATCGCTACTGGTTCGAGCCTCTTGGAAGCGTATTCGGCATTTCAGGAAATCAAGTCGAGGAACTGACACGTGAAGTTGTCCTTAAAGAATGGAGTATTACAATAGGCAACGATTTCATTCGCGATCCCCGCTCTAGCCTGTGGAATTCTCATCATAGTGAACGAGAAACATGGCATAGTCACGGGAGTTATCCTCGTACTGATGACTATAGCTTCTATATCTCTTACCATGCGATGCTCACTGTTGCTGCGAAGTTGTTGTTAGAGATGCCCGTCGTTCATAGATATGATTGGTGCAACAACGAATGGGCTGATTGGCTTCAAGGGCATACATTGACTCGCTCTGATGGTCGATGGTTAGCAGATCGACGCGACCCAGCTCCTCTAGAGCAACGTACTTGGTTGCTAGAAAAGACAACGGAAAATTGGCGGCAGGAAATAAAGCCTGATGATTTTCTCGATGGTCTATTAACCGAACGGAACGGGGGAACTTGGTTAAATATCCGTGGGTCTTGGAGCGACAGTGACAACGAACGCAAGGAAAGCTTTTACATTACAAGTGCGCTTGTTCCACAGAAAACCTCTCAATCTCTATTGAACGCCCTAAGCACTTGTCTCAATCCTTACGATTTTAAGCTTCCTGCTTATCAAGAAGAGGACATGGAGTTTAACGAATCCCCCTTTGAATTACAGGGGTGGATTTGGAGAGGCTCACAAGATAAGGGGCTTGATGCTGCTGATCCACATGCAGGTGAGATTGAATATCCACCTTATAGAATCGGCGATTCAATCATTGAACGACTCGGACTTTCTGTGGACTTAGAGCAACAAAAATGGTATATGCCGGATATGGCTGAAGAATCACTTGTCTGTGAACTTTGGAGTTCATCTGAGAGCGGAGATAAGGAAGAACCACCTAGACATGGAATACGAATGAATGCATCACTAGAATTCCTAAAGACACTCTGTTCTACTCTTGAACGTGAACTCATCGTTGAAGTACAGATCGAGCGCCATTTGCGTAGGTTGTCGTACTACACCAGGAGCGATGATGGAGAATACTCAACCCCAAATAGCAAAATTTATATCTTCTCAGCAGATGGTAAGCTCAGAGACACAAAAACGTGCTATCAGCTTAGGTAA